The proteins below are encoded in one region of Streptomyces marianii:
- the era gene encoding GTPase Era yields the protein MSVHTPRSEAPHRAGFACFVGRPNAGKSTLTNALVGQKVAITSNRPQTTRHTVRGIVHRPDLNAQLVLVDTPGLHKPRTLLGERLNDVVRTTWAEVDVIGFCLPADQKLGPGDRFIAKELAGIKKTPKVAIVTKTDLVDSKTLAEQLLAVDRLGSELGIEWAEIVPVSAVGDKQVTLLGDLLVPLLPESPPLYPEGDLTDEPEQVMVAELIREAALEGVRDELPHSIAVVVEEMLPREGRPADRPLLDIHANVYIERPSQKGIIIGPKGSRLKEVGTKSRKHIEALLGTPVFLDLHVKVAKDWQRDPKQLRRLGF from the coding sequence ATGAGCGTTCACACCCCCCGGTCCGAGGCCCCGCACCGCGCCGGCTTCGCCTGCTTCGTCGGCCGCCCCAACGCGGGCAAGTCCACCCTCACGAACGCTCTGGTGGGCCAGAAGGTGGCCATCACCTCCAACCGGCCGCAGACCACCCGTCACACCGTCCGCGGCATCGTCCACCGCCCCGACCTGAACGCCCAGCTCGTGCTCGTGGACACCCCCGGCCTGCACAAGCCGCGCACCCTGCTCGGCGAGCGGCTCAACGACGTCGTACGCACCACCTGGGCCGAGGTCGACGTGATCGGCTTCTGCCTCCCGGCCGACCAGAAGCTCGGCCCCGGCGATCGCTTCATCGCCAAGGAACTGGCAGGGATCAAGAAGACGCCCAAGGTCGCGATCGTGACCAAGACCGACCTCGTCGACTCCAAGACCCTGGCCGAGCAGCTCCTCGCCGTCGACCGCCTCGGCAGCGAGCTCGGCATCGAATGGGCGGAGATCGTCCCGGTGTCGGCCGTCGGTGACAAGCAGGTCACCCTGCTCGGGGACCTCCTCGTCCCGCTGCTCCCGGAGAGCCCCCCGCTCTACCCGGAGGGCGACCTCACGGACGAGCCGGAGCAGGTCATGGTCGCCGAGCTGATCCGCGAGGCGGCGCTGGAAGGCGTACGCGACGAGTTGCCCCACTCGATCGCGGTCGTGGTCGAGGAGATGCTGCCGCGCGAGGGACGCCCGGCGGACCGGCCGCTCCTCGACATCCACGCCAACGTCTACATCGAGCGCCCCAGCCAGAAGGGCATCATCATCGGCCCCAAGGGCAGCCGCCTGAAGGAGGTCGGCACCAAGTCCCGCAAACACATCGAGGCGTTGCTCGGCACCCCCGTCTTCCTCGATCTGCACGTGAAGGTCGCGAAGGACTGGCAGCGGGACCCGAAGCAGCTGCGCAGGCTGGGCTTCTGA